The following are encoded together in the Ovis aries strain OAR_USU_Benz2616 breed Rambouillet chromosome 15, ARS-UI_Ramb_v3.0, whole genome shotgun sequence genome:
- the LOC101117272 gene encoding caspase-13 isoform X4, whose amino-acid sequence MAAPEETVAGPDESAGSAATLKLCPHEEFLKLCKERAGEIYPIKERKDRTRLALIICNTEFDHLPPRNGADLDILGMKQLLEGLGYTVEVEEKLTARDMESVLWKFAAREEHKSSDSTFLVFMSHGILDGICGTMHRDEEPDVLPYDTIFRTFNNRNCLSLKDKPKVIIVQACRGANRGELWVSDSPAALADSFSQSPENLEEDAVYKTHVEKDFIAFCSSTPHNVSWRDIKKGSLFITRLITCFQKYAWCCHLEEVFRKVQQSFEKPNVKAQMPTVERLSMTRYFYLFPGN is encoded by the exons ATGGCTG CTCCTGAGGAAACTGTGGCTGGACCAGATGAGTCAGCAGGATCTGCCGCTACCCTCAAGCTTTGCCCTCATGAAGAATTCCTGAAACTGTGTAAAGAAAGGGCTGGAGAG ATATAtccaataaaagaaagaaaggaccgCACTCGTCTGGCTCTCATCATATGCAATACAGAGTTTGATCATCTGCCTCCCAGGAATGGGGCTGACCTTGACATTCTTGGAATGAAGCAGCTGCTTGAGGGTCTTGGCTACACTGTGGAAGTGGAAGAGAAACTCACAGCCAGA GACATGGAATCAGTGCTGTGGAAATTTGCTGCACGTGAAGAGCACAAATCCTCAGACAGTACATTCTTGGTATTCATGTCTCATGGCATCCTGGATGGGATCTGTGGGACTATGCACAGAGATGAGGAACCAGATGTATTACCTTATGACACCATCTTCCGGACATTCAACAACCGTAATTGCCTCAGTCTAAAGGACAAACCTAAAGTCATCATTGTCCAGGCCTGCAGAGGTG CAAATCGTGGGGAATTGTGGGTCAGTGACTCTCCAGCAGCCTTGGCAGACAGCTTTTCACAGTCACCCGAGAACCTGGAAGAGGATGCTGTTTACAAGACCCACGTGGAGAAGGACTTCATTGCTTTCTGTTCCTCAACTCCAC ATAATGTGTCCTGGAGAGACATCAAAAAAGGTTCTCTCTTCATTACAAGACTCATCACATGCTTCCAAAAATATGCTTGGTGCTGTCACCTTGAGGAAGTATTTAGGAAG GTACAACAATCATTTGAAAAACCAAATGTTAAAGCCCAGATGCCCACTGTTGAAAGACTCTCTATGACAAGATATTTCTACCTCTTTCCTGGCAACTGA
- the LOC101117272 gene encoding caspase-13 isoform X1 — translation MAEDKHNKNPLKTLESLGKELISGLLDDFVEKNVLKLEEEEKKKIYDAKLQDKARVLIDSIRQKNQEAGQVFVQTFLNIDKNPTNIKAPEETVAGPDESAGSAATLKLCPHEEFLKLCKERAGEIYPIKERKDRTRLALIICNTEFDHLPPRNGADLDILGMKQLLEGLGYTVEVEEKLTARDMESVLWKFAAREEHKSSDSTFLVFMSHGILDGICGTMHRDEEPDVLPYDTIFRTFNNRNCLSLKDKPKVIIVQACRGANRGELWVSDSPAALADSFSQSPENLEEDAVYKTHVEKDFIAFCSSTPHNVSWRDIKKGSLFITRLITCFQKYAWCCHLEEVFRKVQQSFEKPNVKAQMPTVERLSMTRYFYLFPGN, via the exons ATGGCTG AAGACAAACACAACAAAAACCCACTTAAGACGTTGGAATCTTTGGGCAAAGAACTCATTTCTGGCCTTTTGGATGACTTTGTGGAAAAAAATGTCCTGAAattggaggaagaggagaagaaaaaaatttatgatgCCAAACTTCAAGACAAAGCCCGGGTCTTGATTGATTCTATACGACAGAAAaaccaagaggcaggtcaagtctTTGTTCAAACTTTCCTAAACATAGACAAAAATCCCACCAATATAAAAG CTCCTGAGGAAACTGTGGCTGGACCAGATGAGTCAGCAGGATCTGCCGCTACCCTCAAGCTTTGCCCTCATGAAGAATTCCTGAAACTGTGTAAAGAAAGGGCTGGAGAG ATATAtccaataaaagaaagaaaggaccgCACTCGTCTGGCTCTCATCATATGCAATACAGAGTTTGATCATCTGCCTCCCAGGAATGGGGCTGACCTTGACATTCTTGGAATGAAGCAGCTGCTTGAGGGTCTTGGCTACACTGTGGAAGTGGAAGAGAAACTCACAGCCAGA GACATGGAATCAGTGCTGTGGAAATTTGCTGCACGTGAAGAGCACAAATCCTCAGACAGTACATTCTTGGTATTCATGTCTCATGGCATCCTGGATGGGATCTGTGGGACTATGCACAGAGATGAGGAACCAGATGTATTACCTTATGACACCATCTTCCGGACATTCAACAACCGTAATTGCCTCAGTCTAAAGGACAAACCTAAAGTCATCATTGTCCAGGCCTGCAGAGGTG CAAATCGTGGGGAATTGTGGGTCAGTGACTCTCCAGCAGCCTTGGCAGACAGCTTTTCACAGTCACCCGAGAACCTGGAAGAGGATGCTGTTTACAAGACCCACGTGGAGAAGGACTTCATTGCTTTCTGTTCCTCAACTCCAC ATAATGTGTCCTGGAGAGACATCAAAAAAGGTTCTCTCTTCATTACAAGACTCATCACATGCTTCCAAAAATATGCTTGGTGCTGTCACCTTGAGGAAGTATTTAGGAAG GTACAACAATCATTTGAAAAACCAAATGTTAAAGCCCAGATGCCCACTGTTGAAAGACTCTCTATGACAAGATATTTCTACCTCTTTCCTGGCAACTGA
- the LOC101117272 gene encoding caspase-13 isoform X2: protein MADKHNKNPLKTLESLGKELISGLLDDFVEKNVLKLEEEEKKKIYDAKLQDKARVLIDSIRQKNQEAGQVFVQTFLNIDKNPTNIKAPEETVAGPDESAGSAATLKLCPHEEFLKLCKERAGEIYPIKERKDRTRLALIICNTEFDHLPPRNGADLDILGMKQLLEGLGYTVEVEEKLTARDMESVLWKFAAREEHKSSDSTFLVFMSHGILDGICGTMHRDEEPDVLPYDTIFRTFNNRNCLSLKDKPKVIIVQACRGANRGELWVSDSPAALADSFSQSPENLEEDAVYKTHVEKDFIAFCSSTPHNVSWRDIKKGSLFITRLITCFQKYAWCCHLEEVFRKVQQSFEKPNVKAQMPTVERLSMTRYFYLFPGN, encoded by the exons ATGGCTG ACAAACACAACAAAAACCCACTTAAGACGTTGGAATCTTTGGGCAAAGAACTCATTTCTGGCCTTTTGGATGACTTTGTGGAAAAAAATGTCCTGAAattggaggaagaggagaagaaaaaaatttatgatgCCAAACTTCAAGACAAAGCCCGGGTCTTGATTGATTCTATACGACAGAAAaaccaagaggcaggtcaagtctTTGTTCAAACTTTCCTAAACATAGACAAAAATCCCACCAATATAAAAG CTCCTGAGGAAACTGTGGCTGGACCAGATGAGTCAGCAGGATCTGCCGCTACCCTCAAGCTTTGCCCTCATGAAGAATTCCTGAAACTGTGTAAAGAAAGGGCTGGAGAG ATATAtccaataaaagaaagaaaggaccgCACTCGTCTGGCTCTCATCATATGCAATACAGAGTTTGATCATCTGCCTCCCAGGAATGGGGCTGACCTTGACATTCTTGGAATGAAGCAGCTGCTTGAGGGTCTTGGCTACACTGTGGAAGTGGAAGAGAAACTCACAGCCAGA GACATGGAATCAGTGCTGTGGAAATTTGCTGCACGTGAAGAGCACAAATCCTCAGACAGTACATTCTTGGTATTCATGTCTCATGGCATCCTGGATGGGATCTGTGGGACTATGCACAGAGATGAGGAACCAGATGTATTACCTTATGACACCATCTTCCGGACATTCAACAACCGTAATTGCCTCAGTCTAAAGGACAAACCTAAAGTCATCATTGTCCAGGCCTGCAGAGGTG CAAATCGTGGGGAATTGTGGGTCAGTGACTCTCCAGCAGCCTTGGCAGACAGCTTTTCACAGTCACCCGAGAACCTGGAAGAGGATGCTGTTTACAAGACCCACGTGGAGAAGGACTTCATTGCTTTCTGTTCCTCAACTCCAC ATAATGTGTCCTGGAGAGACATCAAAAAAGGTTCTCTCTTCATTACAAGACTCATCACATGCTTCCAAAAATATGCTTGGTGCTGTCACCTTGAGGAAGTATTTAGGAAG GTACAACAATCATTTGAAAAACCAAATGTTAAAGCCCAGATGCCCACTGTTGAAAGACTCTCTATGACAAGATATTTCTACCTCTTTCCTGGCAACTGA
- the LOC101117272 gene encoding caspase-13 isoform X3: MAEDKHNKNPLKTLESLGKELISGLLDDFVEKNVLKLEEEEKKKIYDAKLQDKARVLIDSIRQKNQEIYPIKERKDRTRLALIICNTEFDHLPPRNGADLDILGMKQLLEGLGYTVEVEEKLTARDMESVLWKFAAREEHKSSDSTFLVFMSHGILDGICGTMHRDEEPDVLPYDTIFRTFNNRNCLSLKDKPKVIIVQACRGANRGELWVSDSPAALADSFSQSPENLEEDAVYKTHVEKDFIAFCSSTPHNVSWRDIKKGSLFITRLITCFQKYAWCCHLEEVFRKVQQSFEKPNVKAQMPTVERLSMTRYFYLFPGN; this comes from the exons ATGGCTG AAGACAAACACAACAAAAACCCACTTAAGACGTTGGAATCTTTGGGCAAAGAACTCATTTCTGGCCTTTTGGATGACTTTGTGGAAAAAAATGTCCTGAAattggaggaagaggagaagaaaaaaatttatgatgCCAAACTTCAAGACAAAGCCCGGGTCTTGATTGATTCTATACGACAGAAAaaccaagag ATATAtccaataaaagaaagaaaggaccgCACTCGTCTGGCTCTCATCATATGCAATACAGAGTTTGATCATCTGCCTCCCAGGAATGGGGCTGACCTTGACATTCTTGGAATGAAGCAGCTGCTTGAGGGTCTTGGCTACACTGTGGAAGTGGAAGAGAAACTCACAGCCAGA GACATGGAATCAGTGCTGTGGAAATTTGCTGCACGTGAAGAGCACAAATCCTCAGACAGTACATTCTTGGTATTCATGTCTCATGGCATCCTGGATGGGATCTGTGGGACTATGCACAGAGATGAGGAACCAGATGTATTACCTTATGACACCATCTTCCGGACATTCAACAACCGTAATTGCCTCAGTCTAAAGGACAAACCTAAAGTCATCATTGTCCAGGCCTGCAGAGGTG CAAATCGTGGGGAATTGTGGGTCAGTGACTCTCCAGCAGCCTTGGCAGACAGCTTTTCACAGTCACCCGAGAACCTGGAAGAGGATGCTGTTTACAAGACCCACGTGGAGAAGGACTTCATTGCTTTCTGTTCCTCAACTCCAC ATAATGTGTCCTGGAGAGACATCAAAAAAGGTTCTCTCTTCATTACAAGACTCATCACATGCTTCCAAAAATATGCTTGGTGCTGTCACCTTGAGGAAGTATTTAGGAAG GTACAACAATCATTTGAAAAACCAAATGTTAAAGCCCAGATGCCCACTGTTGAAAGACTCTCTATGACAAGATATTTCTACCTCTTTCCTGGCAACTGA